The proteins below come from a single Beutenbergia cavernae DSM 12333 genomic window:
- the glmM gene encoding phosphoglucosamine mutase, producing the protein MGRLFGTDGVRGLANADVTAELALDLGVAAARVLGTGAAARADLHRRPRALIGRDPRASGEFLSAAVAAGLASAGVDVTNLGVLPTPAVAYLTGAQDAEIGVVISASHNPMADNGIKFLGHGGQKLGDDVEDAITALLEQQWDRPTGADVGRISIDPGFGGHDYVAHLLSTIDADLSGLRIVIDCANGAASEVGPVVLREAGADVVVINASPDGRNINEKCGSTHPEQLQAAVVASEAHLGVALDGDADRCLAVDASGALVDGDQVMGLLGVALRDAGTLADDTLVVTVMSNLGLLIAMREAGIRTVQTPVGDRYVLEEMRRSGASLGGEQSGHIIMSQFATTGDGLLTALQVAARVATTGASLAELAAPVRRLPQVLLNVTGVDRSRALSDEVVSDAVARAEAGLGDAGRVLLRPSGTEALVRVMVEADTPERAESVATSLADVVRTRLSL; encoded by the coding sequence ATGGGCAGGCTCTTCGGCACCGATGGTGTCCGCGGGCTCGCGAACGCCGACGTCACCGCCGAGCTTGCCCTCGACCTCGGGGTGGCGGCGGCGCGGGTGCTCGGCACCGGTGCCGCTGCCCGCGCCGACCTCCACCGACGCCCTCGTGCGCTGATCGGGCGCGACCCGAGGGCGTCCGGTGAGTTCCTGTCGGCCGCCGTCGCCGCCGGCCTCGCGAGCGCCGGGGTCGACGTCACCAACCTCGGGGTGCTCCCGACGCCGGCCGTCGCCTACCTGACCGGTGCGCAGGACGCCGAGATCGGCGTGGTGATCTCGGCATCGCACAACCCGATGGCCGACAACGGCATCAAGTTCCTGGGCCACGGTGGGCAGAAGCTCGGCGACGACGTCGAGGACGCCATCACCGCGCTGCTCGAGCAGCAGTGGGATCGGCCCACGGGGGCCGACGTCGGACGCATCAGCATCGACCCCGGCTTCGGCGGCCACGACTACGTCGCGCACCTGCTGTCGACGATCGACGCCGACCTGTCGGGCCTGCGCATCGTCATCGACTGCGCGAACGGCGCGGCGAGCGAGGTCGGCCCGGTGGTGCTGCGCGAGGCGGGCGCCGACGTCGTCGTCATCAACGCCTCGCCGGACGGCCGCAACATCAACGAGAAGTGCGGGTCCACCCACCCGGAGCAGCTGCAGGCGGCGGTCGTCGCCTCGGAGGCCCACCTCGGCGTGGCGCTCGACGGGGACGCCGACCGGTGCCTCGCCGTGGACGCGAGCGGCGCGCTGGTGGACGGCGACCAGGTGATGGGCCTGCTCGGCGTGGCGCTCCGCGATGCGGGCACCCTCGCCGACGACACGTTGGTCGTCACGGTGATGAGCAACCTCGGGCTGCTCATCGCGATGCGCGAGGCGGGGATCCGCACGGTCCAGACCCCGGTCGGGGACAGGTACGTGCTCGAGGAGATGCGCCGGTCGGGAGCGTCGCTCGGTGGCGAGCAGTCCGGCCACATCATCATGTCGCAGTTCGCGACCACCGGCGACGGTCTGCTCACGGCGCTGCAGGTCGCGGCGCGGGTCGCGACGACCGGCGCGTCGCTCGCCGAGCTCGCCGCGCCGGTGCGCCGGCTGCCCCAGGTGCTGCTCAACGTCACCGGGGTCGACCGTTCCCGGGCGCTGTCGGACGAGGTGGTGTCCGACGCCGTCGCGCGCGCGGAGGCCGGCCTCGGCGACGCGGGTCGAGTCCTCCTGCGCCCCTCCGGCACGGAGGCCCTGGTGCGCGTGATGGTGGAGGCCGACACGCCCGAGCGGGCCGAGTCGGTCGCCACCTCCCTGGCGGACGTGGTCCGCACCCGGCTGTCGCTCTGA
- a CDS encoding peptide deformylase: MNLVPAVDALLEAHPDGVLPIVSAGAPVLRAPAARYGGELGAERFHRLLEAMRVTMRTAPGVGLAAPQIGLPLAIAVIEDPGVDDDATAAARERVPVAFRVLVNPTYTPAGPERVSFYEGCLSVPGYVAVRARWRRVRLLAADEAGNAVAEELAGWPARIVQHEVDHLAGELYLDAAAPRSLASDAHAPRWASEAVPRGAATVLGFPLEGAEPTPRA, encoded by the coding sequence GTGAACCTGGTCCCTGCCGTCGACGCCCTTCTCGAGGCGCACCCGGACGGCGTGCTGCCGATCGTGAGCGCCGGCGCGCCGGTGCTGCGGGCGCCCGCCGCGCGCTACGGCGGGGAGCTCGGGGCCGAGCGGTTCCACCGGCTCCTCGAGGCGATGCGAGTCACGATGCGCACCGCACCGGGTGTGGGCCTCGCCGCCCCTCAGATCGGGCTGCCGCTCGCGATCGCCGTGATCGAGGACCCAGGCGTCGACGACGACGCGACGGCGGCCGCGCGCGAACGCGTGCCCGTCGCGTTCCGTGTGCTCGTCAACCCGACGTACACGCCCGCGGGACCGGAACGCGTGTCGTTCTACGAGGGCTGCCTCTCGGTGCCCGGCTATGTGGCCGTACGGGCGCGATGGCGGCGCGTGCGGCTGCTCGCCGCCGACGAGGCGGGGAACGCCGTCGCCGAGGAGCTCGCAGGCTGGCCGGCGCGGATCGTCCAGCACGAGGTCGACCACCTCGCGGGAGAGCTGTACCTCGACGCCGCGGCGCCACGGTCGCTGGCCTCGGACGCGCACGCGCCCCGGTGGGCGAGCGAGGCCGTCCCGCGCGGCGCGGCAACGGTACTGGGCTTCCCGCTCGAGGGCGCTGAGCCGACCCCTCGGGCGTAG
- a CDS encoding DedA family protein, with the protein MDILSTIQDAVIGMAESPWVLLALFAFCVIDGFFPPIPSESVVIALAALAVAGDGVPILAIIPVAAAGAMTGDLIAFSIGRRVPVRTMRLFSSGKGKATLAWAERQLARRGGTFILSARYIPVGRVAVNMTAGAVGFPLRRFVAFDALAAITWAVYSTVIGLAAGRFFHDYPLLGVVVGIVGGVLIGTLVDSILSRRSGRTEDKPAEGEAPEGDATEGGAVEGDAAPVPATRSTEPTD; encoded by the coding sequence GTGGACATCCTCAGCACGATCCAGGACGCCGTCATCGGCATGGCGGAGTCCCCATGGGTGCTGCTCGCTCTGTTCGCGTTCTGCGTGATCGACGGGTTCTTCCCGCCGATCCCCAGCGAGTCGGTCGTCATCGCGCTCGCGGCACTGGCCGTGGCGGGCGACGGCGTCCCGATCCTCGCGATCATCCCCGTCGCCGCGGCCGGGGCGATGACCGGCGACCTCATCGCCTTCTCCATCGGCCGCCGTGTGCCGGTACGGACGATGCGCCTGTTCTCGTCCGGGAAGGGCAAGGCGACGCTCGCCTGGGCGGAGCGCCAGCTCGCCCGGCGTGGCGGCACGTTCATCCTCTCGGCGCGCTACATCCCGGTCGGGAGGGTCGCGGTCAACATGACGGCGGGCGCCGTCGGCTTCCCGCTGCGCCGCTTCGTCGCCTTCGACGCCCTGGCGGCGATCACCTGGGCGGTGTACTCCACGGTCATCGGCCTGGCGGCAGGCCGGTTCTTCCACGACTACCCGCTGCTGGGCGTCGTCGTCGGCATCGTCGGCGGCGTCCTCATCGGGACGCTCGTCGACTCGATCCTGTCCCGGCGCTCCGGACGCACCGAGGACAAGCCCGCCGAGGGTGAGGCCCCCGAGGGTGACGCCACTGAAGGCGGGGCCGTGGAGGGCGACGCCGCCCCGGTCCCGGCGACGAGGTCCACGGAACCCACGGACTGA
- the rpsI gene encoding 30S ribosomal protein S9 translates to MAETTIDELDENAPSSYTSETPAATAASRGESITAPGQAIGRRKEAIARVRLVPGSGAWTINGRPLEDYFPNKLHQQLVNSPFTLLELEERFDVVARIDGGGVSGQAGALRLGIARALNAIDEESNRPALKKAGFLTRDARVTERKKAGLKKARKAPQYSKR, encoded by the coding sequence GTGGCTGAGACCACCATCGACGAGCTGGACGAGAACGCCCCCAGCAGCTACACCTCCGAGACGCCGGCAGCGACCGCCGCCAGCCGCGGCGAGAGCATCACCGCGCCGGGCCAGGCCATCGGCCGTCGCAAGGAGGCCATCGCGCGCGTCCGGCTCGTGCCGGGCAGCGGCGCGTGGACGATCAACGGGCGGCCGCTCGAGGACTACTTCCCGAACAAGCTCCACCAGCAGCTCGTGAACTCGCCGTTCACGCTGCTCGAGCTCGAGGAGCGGTTCGACGTCGTCGCGCGCATCGACGGCGGCGGCGTCTCCGGCCAGGCCGGTGCCCTCCGTCTCGGGATCGCGCGCGCGCTCAACGCGATCGACGAGGAGTCGAACCGTCCGGCCCTGAAGAAGGCCGGCTTCCTCACGCGTGACGCACGTGTGACGGAGCGCAAGAAGGCGGGTCTGAAGAAGGCTCGCAAGGCGCCTCAGTACTCGAAGCGCTGA